A genomic window from Nocardioides rotundus includes:
- a CDS encoding HNH endonuclease has product MTSSGTFDDRRMRLTTADLLAIGALLETTEVEPDERAVYEQLDALERLKGQVSARQAALTQDLTERQRERCEAEKAAGSGRRPVPPERVVGSQVALARRESPHRGRALVTLAEALRDLPETRAALTRGEIPERRAEIVVRGTSELTREGRLTVDATLASDLPDLGDEKLRRRVRRLAIAVDDASEQARIERVRESRRVVGRVLPDGTHQLTAYLAPEQYAAALATLHEAVATARAAGDPRTTGQVMADVLAESLAGSVFDGHVPAKINLTMPVETLLGTDDGPAILEHVGPIPAALARDIANGALRNVRSLVRRLFTQDGVLVAMEQASRRFTGELAEFLALREHGVCRTPWCNAAVKQRDHVRGVADGGATTAHNGQGLCEVCNYVKEAGFRQEVVSDTGEQHTVVTHTPAGLSYESRAPDQPEVPPGWWVRTISWTELPRAG; this is encoded by the coding sequence ATGACCTCATCGGGCACGTTCGACGACCGGCGGATGCGGCTGACGACCGCAGACCTGCTGGCCATCGGCGCGCTCTTGGAGACGACGGAGGTCGAGCCGGACGAGCGCGCGGTCTACGAGCAGCTGGACGCCTTGGAGCGTCTGAAGGGCCAGGTCAGTGCGCGCCAGGCAGCCCTCACCCAGGACCTCACCGAGCGACAGCGGGAGCGCTGCGAGGCGGAGAAGGCGGCCGGCTCGGGCAGGCGCCCTGTGCCGCCGGAGCGGGTGGTCGGCTCTCAGGTCGCGTTGGCCCGGCGCGAGTCGCCACATCGCGGCCGCGCCCTGGTCACCCTGGCCGAAGCGCTCCGCGATCTGCCCGAGACCCGGGCGGCGCTGACCCGGGGCGAGATCCCGGAGCGACGTGCGGAGATCGTCGTCCGCGGTACGTCGGAGCTCACCCGCGAGGGTCGCCTGACCGTCGATGCCACGCTGGCCTCCGACCTCCCCGACCTCGGCGATGAGAAGCTGCGACGCCGGGTCCGTCGGCTGGCCATCGCCGTGGACGACGCGTCGGAGCAGGCAAGGATCGAGCGGGTGCGGGAGTCCCGGCGCGTCGTGGGACGGGTCCTCCCCGATGGCACGCATCAGCTGACCGCCTACCTCGCCCCGGAGCAGTACGCCGCCGCCCTGGCGACCCTGCACGAAGCCGTCGCTACCGCCCGAGCGGCCGGCGACCCCCGAACGACCGGCCAGGTGATGGCCGACGTCCTCGCCGAGTCGCTCGCCGGCTCCGTGTTCGACGGACATGTGCCCGCCAAGATCAACCTGACCATGCCGGTCGAGACACTGCTCGGCACCGATGACGGCCCGGCGATCCTGGAGCATGTCGGTCCGATCCCAGCCGCTCTCGCCAGGGACATCGCGAACGGCGCCCTGCGCAACGTTCGCTCGCTCGTACGCCGGCTCTTCACCCAGGACGGAGTGCTCGTCGCCATGGAGCAGGCGAGCCGCCGCTTCACCGGGGAGCTGGCCGAGTTCCTGGCGCTCCGCGAGCACGGCGTCTGCCGGACTCCCTGGTGCAATGCGGCGGTCAAGCAACGTGACCACGTCCGTGGCGTAGCCGATGGTGGCGCGACCACGGCCCACAACGGACAGGGGCTCTGCGAGGTCTGCAACTACGTCAAGGAGGCAGGCTTCCGACAGGAGGTCGTCTCCGACACCGGCGAGCAGCACACCGTCGTGACACACACCCCCGCCGGGCTCAGCTACGAGTCCCGTGCGCCGGACCAGCCGGAGGTGCCACCCGGCTGGTGGGTGCGCACCATCTCCTGGACCGAGCTACCGCGGGCCGGTTGA